In Nocardioides sp. zg-1228, a single window of DNA contains:
- a CDS encoding aldo/keto reductase, with the protein MSFDHYRPLGRTGVQVSPLTLGAMMFGAWGNPDHDESIAIIHRALDAGINVIDTADVYARGESEEIVGKALKARTGSRDDVFLATKFHGTMHDEDPNQAGNSRRWIIREVEHSLRRLQVDHIDLYQVHRPRPEVDIDETLGALTDLVRQGKVRYIGTSTFLPSQVVEAQWVAERRNRERPVTEQPPYSILAREVERDILPTAQKYGLGVLPWSPLAGGWLSGRYRRGEDPAVTSSRLRRQPARHDPSSPENKVKLEAVFALQELADEAGLSLIHLALGFVLAHPGVSSAIIGPRTLEQLESQLGVEKVVLPSDVLDRIDEIVPPGTTLNEADRGYAPPALVEAALRRR; encoded by the coding sequence ATGAGCTTCGACCACTACCGCCCCCTGGGGCGGACCGGCGTCCAGGTCAGTCCACTGACCCTCGGCGCGATGATGTTCGGCGCGTGGGGCAACCCCGACCACGACGAGTCGATCGCGATCATCCACCGTGCGCTCGACGCCGGCATCAACGTCATCGACACCGCCGACGTCTATGCCCGCGGTGAGTCGGAGGAGATCGTCGGCAAGGCGCTGAAGGCCCGCACGGGCAGCCGCGACGACGTCTTCCTCGCCACCAAGTTCCACGGCACCATGCACGACGAGGACCCCAACCAGGCCGGCAACTCGCGCCGCTGGATCATCCGCGAGGTCGAGCACTCGCTGCGACGCCTGCAGGTCGACCACATCGACCTCTACCAGGTGCACCGGCCGCGGCCCGAGGTCGACATCGACGAGACCCTCGGTGCCCTGACCGACCTCGTCCGCCAGGGCAAGGTGCGCTACATCGGCACCTCGACGTTCCTGCCCTCCCAGGTCGTGGAGGCGCAGTGGGTGGCGGAGAGGCGCAACCGGGAGCGCCCTGTCACCGAGCAGCCGCCGTACTCGATCCTCGCCCGCGAGGTCGAGCGCGACATCCTGCCGACCGCACAGAAGTACGGCCTCGGCGTGCTCCCCTGGAGCCCGCTCGCGGGCGGCTGGCTCTCGGGTCGCTACCGCCGCGGCGAGGACCCGGCGGTGACGTCGAGCCGGCTGCGCCGCCAGCCCGCGCGCCACGACCCGTCCTCGCCGGAGAACAAGGTCAAGCTCGAGGCGGTCTTCGCGCTGCAGGAGCTGGCCGACGAGGCGGGGCTGTCGCTGATCCACCTCGCCCTCGGCTTCGTGCTCGCGCACCCGGGGGTGTCCTCGGCCATCATCGGCCCGCGGACCCTCGAGCAGCTCGAGTCGCAGCTCGGCGTGGAGAAGGTCGTGCTGCCGTCCGACGTGCTCGACCGGATCGACGAGATCGTCCCCCCCGGCACCACGCTCAACGAGGCAGACCGGGGTTACGCACCGCCGGCCCTCGTCGAGGCGGCGCTCCGGCGCCGCTGA
- a CDS encoding DUF418 domain-containing protein, which produces MTVAAGPVDQASRSLGPDLARGVMLLAIALANSHYFLEGSSYLGGYPLDQGPLDRAVAWATTTFVDGRAFPMFGLLFGYGVSQIVRRQGDARPRDVRRLLWRRAGVLVCVGFLHAVLLFVGDILAAYGVLLLVGAWAVRWKDGWLLGVAAAFLVLVALPDDGALGDATGGPDVATMLPTGLVTMVVDRATASGFIALLGPVGFACPFLVGLWAGRRRLLEPPSPEARARRARGLLVVGLTGVAAAVVGAQPLALLQLDGRVPGGATVSGPAALHDATGVLGGFGYAALIALVALRLEETGRAQGRTVLALQAVGQRSMTCYLAQSVVWTLAFTPVLLGLSDDLTIAANAVLAVLTWLLTVALADWMRRTGRRGPFEVLVRQVTYR; this is translated from the coding sequence ATGACCGTCGCTGCCGGACCCGTCGACCAGGCGTCGCGGTCGCTGGGACCGGACCTCGCGCGCGGCGTCATGCTGCTCGCGATCGCACTGGCCAATTCGCACTACTTCCTCGAGGGGTCGTCGTACCTCGGCGGCTACCCGCTCGACCAGGGTCCGCTCGACCGGGCGGTCGCGTGGGCGACCACGACGTTCGTCGATGGTCGGGCCTTCCCGATGTTCGGCCTGCTCTTCGGCTACGGCGTCAGCCAGATCGTGCGGCGGCAGGGCGACGCCAGGCCCCGGGACGTACGTCGCCTGCTCTGGCGCCGCGCCGGCGTCCTGGTCTGCGTCGGATTCCTGCACGCGGTGCTGCTCTTCGTGGGCGACATCCTCGCCGCCTACGGGGTGCTCCTCCTGGTCGGTGCCTGGGCCGTGCGGTGGAAGGACGGATGGCTGCTCGGCGTCGCAGCCGCCTTCCTCGTGCTCGTCGCGCTGCCCGACGACGGCGCCCTGGGGGACGCCACCGGGGGGCCGGACGTCGCAACGATGCTGCCGACCGGCCTCGTCACGATGGTGGTCGACCGCGCCACCGCGTCGGGCTTCATCGCCCTTCTGGGACCGGTCGGCTTCGCGTGCCCCTTCCTGGTCGGCCTGTGGGCCGGCCGCCGCCGGTTGCTCGAGCCGCCGTCGCCCGAGGCGCGGGCCAGGCGGGCCCGTGGCCTCCTCGTCGTCGGCCTGACGGGTGTTGCCGCGGCCGTCGTCGGCGCCCAGCCGCTCGCCCTGCTCCAGCTCGACGGCCGGGTGCCGGGCGGTGCCACCGTCTCCGGGCCGGCCGCGCTCCACGACGCGACCGGGGTCCTGGGCGGCTTCGGCTATGCGGCCCTGATCGCGCTGGTCGCGCTGCGCCTCGAGGAGACCGGGCGCGCGCAGGGGAGGACGGTGCTGGCCCTGCAGGCCGTCGGCCAACGGTCCATGACGTGCTACCTCGCGCAGTCGGTGGTGTGGACGCTGGCCTTCACTCCTGTGCTGCTCGGGCTCTCCGACGACCTGACCATCGCCGCCAACGCGGTGCTCGCCGTCCTCACCTGGCTGCTCACGGTGGCGCTCGCCGACTGGATGCGCCGGACCGGCAGGCGCGGACCGTTCGAGGTGCTCGTCAGGCAGGTGACCTACCGCTGA
- a CDS encoding MFS transporter: MSTSTTPGTDEPRERILSPAYAATTVGLFSLIAFAAFEAMAVTTVMPTVARSLDGFDYYALAFAAPFASGVVGMVAAGMWADRRGPFQPLLASLVTFSLGLLVCGTAPAMELFVVGRIVQGLGSGAMIVVAYVLVGLVYPARLRGAIFAAFAAAWVLPALFGPGVAAFVAHAVGWRWVFLGIVFLVAVSAVLVTPTARRQPAPAEPGAASLSRLGWAVLAAAAVLALELLGSGTGATLVAAALAFVLVVVGVRPLLPAGTLTGGRGLPAVIATRGLLAASFFCAEAYIVYVLQERWDLTPGQAGIALTLVGVVWAASSQVSSRLGERVSHGAAFRFGTSVVLLGVAGIAALVWLRSRGTGVPAPAPIAAYVLASIGMGFAYPRTGVAMLASATDEDRGFNSSALTVADSLGAALALSVSGIAYAAAVRADVDPFSVVYALAVVIGVLGVVVGARAAARPEVSGRSPA, encoded by the coding sequence GTGAGCACCAGCACCACGCCGGGCACCGACGAGCCGCGCGAGCGGATCCTCTCCCCGGCCTACGCCGCCACGACGGTCGGCCTGTTCTCCCTCATCGCGTTCGCCGCCTTCGAGGCGATGGCGGTGACCACCGTGATGCCGACCGTCGCGCGCAGCCTCGACGGCTTCGACTACTACGCCCTCGCGTTCGCCGCCCCCTTCGCCAGCGGCGTCGTCGGCATGGTGGCTGCGGGCATGTGGGCCGACCGCCGCGGTCCGTTCCAGCCGCTGCTGGCCTCGCTGGTGACCTTCTCGCTCGGCCTCCTCGTGTGCGGGACGGCACCGGCGATGGAGCTCTTCGTCGTGGGGCGCATCGTGCAAGGGCTGGGCAGCGGCGCGATGATCGTCGTGGCCTACGTGCTGGTCGGGCTGGTCTACCCCGCCCGGCTCCGCGGCGCCATCTTCGCCGCCTTCGCCGCCGCATGGGTCCTGCCGGCCCTGTTCGGACCCGGGGTGGCCGCGTTCGTCGCGCACGCGGTCGGCTGGCGGTGGGTCTTCCTGGGGATCGTGTTCCTGGTCGCGGTGTCGGCGGTCCTGGTGACCCCCACCGCCCGGCGGCAGCCCGCCCCCGCGGAGCCGGGCGCGGCGTCCCTGTCCCGCCTCGGCTGGGCGGTGCTCGCCGCCGCAGCGGTGCTCGCGCTCGAGCTGCTCGGCTCCGGGACCGGTGCCACCCTGGTGGCCGCGGCGCTCGCGTTCGTGCTGGTCGTCGTCGGCGTCCGCCCGCTGCTGCCCGCGGGAACGCTCACCGGCGGGCGCGGCCTGCCGGCCGTGATCGCCACCCGCGGCCTGCTCGCCGCCTCGTTCTTCTGCGCCGAGGCCTACATCGTCTACGTCCTCCAGGAGCGGTGGGACCTCACTCCCGGCCAGGCCGGCATCGCCCTGACCCTCGTCGGCGTGGTGTGGGCGGCGTCCAGCCAGGTCTCCTCGCGCCTGGGTGAGCGCGTCTCGCACGGCGCCGCGTTCCGGTTCGGCACGAGCGTCGTGCTGCTCGGTGTCGCGGGCATCGCGGCCCTCGTCTGGCTCCGCTCCAGGGGCACGGGCGTCCCGGCGCCGGCTCCCATCGCGGCCTACGTCCTCGCCAGCATCGGCATGGGCTTCGCCTATCCCCGCACGGGCGTGGCGATGCTCGCCTCGGCCACCGACGAGGACCGTGGCTTCAACTCCTCGGCCCTCACCGTCGCCGACTCGCTGGGCGCCGCGCTGGCGCTGTCGGTGAGCGGCATCGCCTACGCCGCTGCGGTGCGCGCCGACGTCGATCCCTTCTCGGTGGTCTACGCCCTCGCGGTCGTCATCGGCGTGCTCGGGGTGGTGGTCGGTGCCCGGGCCGCGGCGCGTCCGGAGGTCAGCGGTAGGTCACCTGCCTGA
- a CDS encoding LLM class flavin-dependent oxidoreductase — protein MTALSVLDLVPVRSDQTTGDAIAASRDLVRVADDLGYRRFWVAEHHNMPAVAATNPPVLIAMLASATERIRVGSGGVMLPNHAPLVVAEQFALLEAAFPGRIDLGIGRAPGTDPLTRYVLRGGSAESADEAVTKFPDYVEDIRTLMTTEGVELQVGPRRQPLRATPAARTLADMWLLGSSDYSARLAAEKGLPYVFAHHFSGEGTGVALDLYRSSYRPSPEYPEPRTFLTVNAVVAETEEEARRRALPNVQQMIALRTGAPLHAQRLVEEAEAVELTPDQRALAEAMARRWIVGAPEQARARIEELAQEFGVDEVMVHPVAGAAAGTDVRTSPAREETLRLLVG, from the coding sequence GTGACTGCTCTCTCCGTGCTCGACCTCGTGCCCGTCCGCAGCGACCAGACCACCGGTGACGCCATCGCCGCCTCGCGCGACCTCGTCCGCGTCGCCGACGACCTCGGCTACCGCCGCTTCTGGGTCGCCGAGCACCACAACATGCCGGCCGTCGCCGCCACCAACCCGCCCGTCCTCATCGCGATGCTCGCCTCCGCGACCGAGCGCATCCGGGTCGGCTCGGGCGGCGTGATGCTGCCCAACCACGCGCCGTTGGTCGTCGCCGAGCAGTTCGCCCTGCTCGAGGCCGCCTTCCCCGGCCGCATCGACCTGGGCATCGGCCGGGCCCCCGGCACCGACCCGCTCACCAGGTACGTCCTGCGCGGCGGGAGCGCGGAGTCCGCCGACGAGGCGGTCACCAAGTTCCCCGACTACGTCGAGGACATCCGCACCCTGATGACCACCGAGGGCGTGGAGCTCCAGGTCGGCCCGCGCCGCCAGCCGCTCCGCGCGACCCCCGCGGCCCGCACGCTGGCCGACATGTGGCTGCTCGGCTCGAGCGACTACTCGGCCCGCCTGGCCGCCGAGAAGGGCTTGCCCTACGTCTTCGCGCACCACTTCTCGGGGGAGGGCACGGGCGTGGCGCTCGACCTCTACCGCTCGTCCTACCGCCCGTCGCCGGAGTATCCCGAGCCCCGCACGTTCCTGACCGTCAACGCCGTCGTGGCCGAGACCGAGGAGGAGGCGCGCCGCCGCGCGCTGCCCAACGTGCAGCAGATGATCGCGCTGCGCACCGGCGCCCCCCTGCACGCCCAGCGGCTCGTCGAGGAGGCCGAGGCGGTCGAGCTGACGCCCGACCAGCGCGCGCTCGCCGAGGCGATGGCGCGGCGTTGGATCGTCGGCGCCCCCGAGCAGGCGCGCGCCCGGATCGAGGAGCTCGCCCAGGAGTTCGGCGTCGACGAGGTGATGGTGCACCCGGTCGCGGGCGCCGCGGCCGGCACCGACGTACGCACCTCGCCGGCGCGCGAGGAGACGCTGCGGCTGCTCGTCGGCTGA
- a CDS encoding low affinity iron permease family protein: MERTEAAESRKQHDGLDPFERFVELSTRAISRAPFFAVVVAVVVIWAASYPFWSSTTKWELAIHTFGAVLSLLLLVLLENAGRRNTEAMQEKLNVIAEAMAALMDSRAADDPGLRGAVEDLREAVGLEKRH, translated from the coding sequence ATGGAGCGCACCGAGGCGGCGGAGAGCCGCAAGCAGCACGACGGGCTCGACCCCTTCGAGCGGTTCGTCGAGCTGTCGACCAGGGCCATCAGCCGGGCGCCGTTCTTCGCCGTCGTCGTGGCGGTCGTGGTGATCTGGGCGGCGAGCTATCCGTTCTGGTCGAGCACCACCAAGTGGGAGCTGGCGATCCACACCTTCGGTGCGGTCCTCTCACTGCTGCTGCTCGTGCTGTTGGAGAACGCCGGGCGTCGCAACACCGAGGCCATGCAGGAGAAGCTCAACGTGATCGCCGAGGCGATGGCCGCGCTGATGGACTCACGCGCCGCCGACGACCCCGGTCTCCGTGGCGCGGTCGAGGACCTGCGCGAGGCGGTCGGGCTCGAGAAGCGGCACTGA
- a CDS encoding FtsX-like permease family protein → MRTVILASMRHHTRRYVAASLAVVIGVAFIVVIGMLTGATRSGLTEDTGAPVAGVDRVVSTYDTDEVNGLVDAAAEGGFAVLTLGYAMEPVARDGVQLAASADIAEASLDPRVQWQQLEDGRFPAEAGEALADVNRSKAAGMAIGDVVRIGSGSAATDVEIVGLVDSPAALGAALYVPWQDLRRFEDTLWIDAVGWDGPADLAREVAPDATVASSSDWTAARQAEITRGVDVIAIMALLFVAIALFVGVLVITNTFAILFAQRMRDFALLRCVGVTRRQLRGAIRLEALVLGVAASAIGVAVGTLAGAGLVVLVRRWFTDMGPAALDPVWTATAFAVGTLVTLGAAWLPTRAAVRVAPLAALRPATGVDVRSAAGRWRLALAALGIGAGGVLLAAAIATKSVPVMLAGGVLAFVGVLLLGPVLVPRLIRLTGALPGGGPVRRLATGNAVRNPRRTATTAASLLVGVTLTTAILTGLASSRTAIDQDMDDSHPLDSSITAVDEPLDGSLVDRVAATDGVAEAVALDGTTATIGQVALTLLAADDGTRVVRGSADLVPDDGVLLLPHSVVAELPARLSERAGQGEATVTVGGREHTLEVRTDSGWGRSGLVSATTLAALDPDARAMAVWARAADGADADELSGDLAVLAGAADADLGGGWTERSWVYLQVDILTGAVVGLMAVAILIALVGIANTLGLSVLERGRENALLRAMGLTREQLRRAMAAEGLLLSSVATLMGLAIGLAFAWVGVQVMVAGVVDGAGFTVPVWQLGAVALVAALAGLAACVVPARRAARVTPAAGLALV, encoded by the coding sequence ATGCGCACCGTGATCCTGGCGTCGATGCGCCACCACACCCGCAGGTACGTCGCCGCGTCGCTCGCCGTCGTCATCGGCGTCGCCTTCATCGTGGTGATCGGGATGCTCACCGGAGCCACCCGGTCCGGGCTGACCGAGGACACCGGAGCGCCCGTCGCGGGCGTCGACCGGGTCGTGTCGACCTACGACACCGACGAGGTGAACGGGCTCGTGGACGCCGCGGCCGAGGGCGGCTTCGCGGTCCTGACGCTCGGCTACGCCATGGAGCCCGTCGCGCGCGACGGCGTCCAGCTCGCGGCGTCGGCGGACATCGCGGAGGCGTCCCTCGACCCGCGCGTGCAGTGGCAGCAGCTCGAGGACGGACGGTTCCCCGCGGAGGCCGGCGAGGCGCTGGCGGACGTCAACCGGAGCAAGGCCGCGGGCATGGCCATCGGCGACGTGGTCCGCATCGGCAGCGGGTCTGCCGCGACGGACGTCGAGATCGTCGGTCTGGTGGACAGCCCCGCGGCGCTCGGCGCCGCGCTCTACGTGCCGTGGCAGGACCTCCGGCGGTTCGAGGACACGCTGTGGATCGACGCGGTCGGGTGGGACGGCCCGGCGGACCTGGCCCGCGAGGTGGCTCCCGACGCCACGGTCGCGTCCTCGTCCGACTGGACGGCCGCCCGCCAGGCCGAGATCACCCGCGGTGTCGACGTCATCGCGATCATGGCGCTGCTGTTCGTCGCGATCGCGCTGTTCGTCGGCGTGCTGGTGATCACCAACACCTTCGCCATCCTCTTCGCGCAGCGCATGCGCGACTTCGCGCTGCTGCGCTGCGTCGGCGTCACCCGCCGGCAGCTGCGAGGCGCGATCCGGCTCGAGGCCCTCGTCCTGGGGGTGGCCGCATCGGCGATCGGCGTCGCCGTCGGGACGCTCGCCGGGGCCGGCCTCGTCGTGCTGGTGCGCCGGTGGTTCACCGACATGGGTCCGGCCGCGCTCGACCCCGTCTGGACCGCCACGGCCTTCGCGGTGGGGACCCTGGTGACGCTCGGTGCCGCCTGGCTGCCGACGCGCGCGGCCGTGAGGGTCGCCCCGCTCGCCGCCCTGCGACCTGCCACCGGCGTGGACGTGCGGTCGGCCGCCGGACGCTGGCGCCTGGCCCTCGCCGCTCTCGGCATCGGGGCCGGCGGGGTCCTGCTGGCGGCGGCGATCGCCACGAAGTCGGTGCCGGTGATGCTCGCCGGCGGCGTGCTCGCCTTCGTCGGTGTGCTCCTCCTCGGCCCGGTGCTGGTGCCGCGACTGATCCGCCTCACCGGCGCCCTGCCGGGCGGGGGGCCGGTGCGCCGGCTCGCCACCGGCAACGCCGTGCGCAACCCGCGGCGTACGGCGACCACGGCCGCCTCGCTCCTCGTCGGGGTGACCCTGACGACCGCGATCCTCACGGGGCTGGCCTCCTCGCGCACCGCGATCGACCAGGACATGGACGACTCGCACCCGCTGGACTCCAGCATCACCGCGGTCGACGAGCCGCTGGACGGCTCGCTCGTCGACCGGGTCGCGGCCACCGATGGGGTCGCCGAAGCCGTCGCGCTGGACGGCACCACGGCCACCATCGGACAGGTGGCGCTCACCCTCCTCGCAGCGGACGACGGCACCCGGGTCGTGCGCGGGTCCGCCGACCTGGTGCCCGACGACGGTGTGCTGCTCCTGCCCCACAGCGTGGTCGCGGAGCTTCCGGCACGGCTGTCCGAGCGCGCCGGGCAGGGGGAGGCGACCGTCACGGTCGGCGGCCGCGAGCACACCCTCGAGGTGCGGACCGACAGCGGCTGGGGACGCTCGGGCCTGGTGTCCGCCACCACGCTCGCAGCGCTCGACCCCGACGCGCGAGCGATGGCGGTGTGGGCCAGGGCCGCGGACGGCGCCGACGCGGATGAGCTGTCGGGCGACCTCGCGGTGCTGGCCGGGGCGGCGGACGCCGACCTGGGCGGCGGCTGGACCGAGCGCAGCTGGGTCTACCTCCAGGTCGACATCCTCACCGGTGCCGTCGTCGGCCTGATGGCCGTGGCGATCCTCATCGCGCTGGTCGGCATCGCCAACACGCTGGGGCTCTCGGTGCTCGAGCGCGGCCGGGAGAACGCGCTGCTGCGGGCGATGGGACTCACGCGCGAGCAGCTGCGCCGCGCGATGGCGGCCGAGGGCCTGCTCCTGTCGTCGGTGGCGACGCTGATGGGCCTCGCGATCGGCCTGGCCTTCGCCTGGGTCGGGGTGCAGGTCATGGTGGCCGGGGTCGTCGACGGCGCCGGGTTCACCGTCCCGGTGTGGCAGCTCGGAGCCGTCGCGCTGGTCGCGGCCCTCGCCGGGTTGGCCGCCTGCGTCGTGCCCGCGCGCCGGGCGGCGCGGGTGACGCCTGCCGCGGGACTCGCGCTCGTCTGA
- a CDS encoding ABC transporter ATP-binding protein, with the protein MTTTPDLTTRTAASARGLTRTYGAGDSAVHALRGVDLDLPAGRFTAIMGPSGSGKSTLMHCLAGLDAATSGTVSVAGRDLAGLDDTALTLFRREHIGFVFQAFNLLPMLTAGQNIVLPLELAGRDVDRDRYDQVVGVLGLADRLGHLPSQLSGGQQQRVAIARALVTQPAIVFADEPTGNLDSEASAEVLDHLRRSVRELGMTVVLVTHELDAAAYADDVVVIHDGALTAHLTDPGQDELVAALRGKGA; encoded by the coding sequence ATGACGACGACACCCGACCTGACCACCCGCACGGCGGCGAGCGCCCGCGGGCTGACCCGCACCTACGGAGCCGGCGACAGCGCCGTGCACGCCCTGCGCGGCGTCGACCTCGACCTGCCCGCCGGGCGCTTCACCGCGATCATGGGCCCCAGCGGCTCCGGCAAGTCGACCCTGATGCACTGCCTGGCCGGACTCGACGCCGCGACGAGCGGCACGGTGAGCGTCGCGGGACGCGACCTCGCCGGGCTCGACGACACCGCCCTGACCCTCTTCCGCCGCGAGCACATCGGCTTCGTCTTCCAGGCGTTCAACCTGCTGCCGATGCTCACCGCCGGGCAGAACATCGTCCTCCCGCTCGAGCTCGCCGGCCGGGACGTCGACCGCGACCGCTACGACCAGGTCGTCGGTGTCCTCGGCCTCGCCGACCGCCTCGGGCACCTGCCCAGCCAGCTCTCCGGCGGCCAGCAGCAGCGCGTCGCCATCGCTCGGGCCCTGGTCACCCAGCCTGCCATCGTCTTCGCCGACGAGCCCACCGGCAACCTCGACAGCGAGGCCAGCGCCGAGGTGCTCGATCACCTGCGCCGCTCGGTCCGCGAGCTCGGCATGACGGTCGTCCTGGTGACCCACGAGCTCGACGCGGCGGCCTACGCCGACGACGTGGTGGTCATCCACGACGGCGCGCTCACCGCCCACCTCACCGACCCCGGCCAGGACGAGCTGGTCGCCGCACTGCGCGGGAAGGGCGCCTGA
- a CDS encoding response regulator transcription factor, whose protein sequence is MSEHRTADRIRVFLVDDQQMVRAGFRMLVESQDDMEVVGEAGDGAEALERLAVTAADVVLMDVRMPRVDGVEATRRLLAGAAPPRVIVLTTFDLDEYAFAAIRAGASAFLLKDAAPPDLLGAIRAVQAGDAVVAPSTTRRLLDHFAALPDPATTGLVDDRLAQLTDREVEVLTLVARGLSNTEIAAALVVAETTVKTHVGRVLAKTGSRDRVQLVVLGYESGLVTP, encoded by the coding sequence GTGAGCGAGCACCGCACGGCCGACCGGATCCGGGTCTTCCTCGTCGACGACCAGCAGATGGTGCGCGCCGGCTTCCGCATGCTGGTCGAGAGCCAGGACGACATGGAGGTCGTCGGCGAGGCGGGCGACGGCGCCGAGGCGCTGGAGCGGTTGGCGGTCACCGCCGCCGACGTGGTGCTGATGGACGTCCGGATGCCCCGCGTCGACGGGGTGGAGGCCACCCGGCGGCTGCTGGCGGGCGCCGCGCCGCCGCGGGTGATCGTGCTGACCACCTTCGACCTCGACGAGTACGCCTTCGCCGCGATCCGTGCCGGCGCCTCCGCGTTCCTGCTCAAGGACGCCGCCCCGCCCGACCTCCTCGGCGCGATCCGGGCCGTGCAGGCCGGCGACGCCGTCGTCGCGCCGAGCACCACCCGCCGGCTGCTCGACCACTTCGCCGCGCTGCCCGACCCTGCCACGACCGGGCTCGTCGACGACCGACTCGCACAGCTCACCGACCGCGAGGTCGAGGTGCTGACCCTGGTCGCCCGCGGCCTCAGCAACACCGAGATCGCCGCCGCGCTCGTCGTCGCCGAGACGACCGTGAAGACCCACGTCGGCCGGGTGCTGGCCAAGACCGGCTCGCGCGACCGCGTGCAGCTCGTGGTGCTCGGCTACGAGTCGGGCCTGGTCACCCCCTAG
- a CDS encoding histidine kinase, which produces MDQHPWRLGPRARRWLDVSIVGGLVVLGMVAHLAVGEPVAALLTTAEVVPLLWRRTRAWGVFLAVATASAVQAVAYHEPVVGQLAFPIAVYAVARWSPRWQGVTALLVGYAASLVAAVRWTLGFGGELTAGNIVPYAVTIGALVTTAWALGFAAQERERYVASLVARAEQAERMAEREVELAARDERSRIAREMHDVVAHGLSVIVVQADGARYAAAKDPGVAVATLETIAAAGREALTEMRRLLGLLREGDTGVAPQPGLGDVRHLVEEARTAGMRVTADLPDRVAEVPEVPDGVGLAAYRIVQEALTNVRKHAGPNASVDVRVTVDREVAIDVRDDGRGAAAGADGRGLGLVGMRERAAVHGGTLEAGPAPGGGFAVSARLPL; this is translated from the coding sequence TCGTCGGCGGGCTGGTGGTGCTCGGGATGGTCGCCCACCTCGCCGTCGGGGAGCCGGTGGCCGCGCTCCTCACGACCGCCGAGGTGGTCCCGCTGCTCTGGCGCCGCACCCGCGCCTGGGGGGTGTTCCTCGCGGTGGCCACGGCGTCCGCGGTGCAGGCCGTGGCCTACCACGAGCCGGTCGTCGGCCAGCTCGCGTTCCCCATCGCCGTCTACGCCGTGGCTCGCTGGTCGCCGCGCTGGCAGGGGGTGACGGCGCTGCTCGTCGGCTACGCCGCCTCGCTGGTCGCGGCGGTCCGTTGGACCCTGGGCTTCGGCGGCGAGCTGACCGCCGGCAACATCGTCCCCTACGCCGTGACTATCGGCGCTCTCGTCACGACCGCCTGGGCGCTGGGCTTCGCCGCCCAGGAGCGGGAGAGGTACGTCGCCTCGCTGGTCGCGCGCGCCGAGCAGGCCGAGCGGATGGCCGAGCGCGAGGTCGAGCTCGCCGCCCGCGACGAGCGCTCGCGCATCGCCCGCGAGATGCACGACGTCGTCGCCCATGGGCTGTCGGTGATCGTCGTGCAGGCCGACGGCGCCCGCTACGCCGCGGCGAAGGACCCCGGCGTGGCGGTCGCCACCCTCGAGACGATCGCCGCCGCGGGCCGCGAGGCGCTGACCGAGATGCGCCGCCTGCTGGGGCTGCTACGCGAGGGCGACACGGGCGTGGCGCCGCAGCCCGGGCTCGGCGACGTGCGCCACCTGGTCGAGGAGGCGCGCACCGCCGGCATGCGGGTCACCGCCGACCTCCCCGACCGGGTGGCCGAGGTGCCCGAGGTGCCCGACGGCGTCGGGCTGGCGGCCTACCGGATCGTGCAGGAGGCGCTCACCAACGTGCGCAAGCACGCCGGACCGAACGCGAGCGTGGACGTGCGGGTCACCGTCGACCGCGAGGTCGCCATCGACGTGCGTGACGACGGGCGGGGTGCGGCGGCGGGTGCCGACGGACGTGGGCTGGGCCTGGTCGGCATGCGCGAGCGCGCCGCCGTCCACGGCGGCACCCTCGAGGCCGGCCCGGCGCCCGGCGGCGGCTTCGCGGTGTCTGCGAGGCTGCCGCTGTGA